The nucleotide window TCGGCTCGAAGCGTTCCTTCAGCGACAGTGCCCGAAGCGGTATCCGAAACGACGGCGCGGCAGCGATGATCGCCGGGCACCACGTGCACATATCGGCGTTCTCGACAAGGATCTGTTGCATCCCTAGTGATTGCGCGCGGACGATGCGTTGCTCGTCGAGCATCGCGCCGTGCCGGTAAAACAGGTATTCAAGGAGTGTCTCCCGGCCATCTGGCGCGAAATTCAGCACCCAATCCTGGTCGAGCAGATCGTGAATCGAGCGGCAGGCCTGGCGAGGATGTCCATCGCGGACCAATATCGCGGTTTCATAGGTCAGGATCGGCTCGCAGGCGAACTCCTGCATCGCCGCTGACGAATGCAGCGGACCGATCGCAAAGTCCATGTCGCCGGTGCGCAGCAGTGGTTGTGCTACAGCCATCAGACTCTCGAAGAGTTCCAGTCGCACGTTGGGCATCCGCTGCCGGAACGACAGCACCGTCTCGGTCAGAAATGTCAGCGTGATCCAGGGCGTAATGCCGATACTGAGCCGTTCCTCCGACCGCCCGCGTAGCCGCGACAGATCGTTTTGAGCGCGGGATAACTGGTTGAGCGCGAGCTTCGCATGGGTCAGCAGCACCTTGCCGTACTCCGTCAGGCTGATGCCTTCAGTTGCGCGCACCAGTAGCGGCAAGCCTTGACTCGTCTCGAGTTCGCGCAGCGCGCGGGTGACCGCTGCCTGTGAGAGACCGAGCGCGCGCGCCGCCCCTCGGATGCTGCCCGCCTCGGCGCTCGCGACCAGTGCCTGTAATTGATGCAGTTTCATCGGGCCTGTGATTGAGTGACAACAAACGGTTGTCATCATAACAATCTTGCAGCTTCCCCTACGGATTTTCGCTGCATACGATTCGCCGCGTCAGACATTTTCCAGGGCGCGCGTTCATAGCGCGCCGACCTGTCCAAGGAGTCGTTCGATTGAAGCTTGACGCTGTTTTGCCCGGCATTTCTGCTATTCAGGAAGACATGATCGCTTTGCGGCGGCGGATTCATGCACACCCGGAACTCGGGTTCCAGGAGCAGGCTACGAGCGATCTCGTTGCCGGCTGTCTCGCCGAATGGGGCTACCGTGTCACGCGCGGCCTCGGGCAGACGGGCGTAGTCGGCACGATGACAACCGGCGTTGGTCGATCAC belongs to Burkholderia sp. GAS332 and includes:
- a CDS encoding DNA-binding transcriptional regulator, LysR family — protein: MKLHQLQALVASAEAGSIRGAARALGLSQAAVTRALRELETSQGLPLLVRATEGISLTEYGKVLLTHAKLALNQLSRAQNDLSRLRGRSEERLSIGITPWITLTFLTETVLSFRQRMPNVRLELFESLMAVAQPLLRTGDMDFAIGPLHSSAAMQEFACEPILTYETAILVRDGHPRQACRSIHDLLDQDWVLNFAPDGRETLLEYLFYRHGAMLDEQRIVRAQSLGMQQILVENADMCTWCPAIIAAAPSFRIPLRALSLKERFEPIGLSTITRRNGTLSSAARCFVECLLQAIRRHARSARKEDLALFETLTLLA